In a single window of the Anaerotruncus rubiinfantis genome:
- the prmA gene encoding 50S ribosomal protein L11 methyltransferase gives MQYSEVKLKIATRDAETAAAIANLVVPYGLYIEDYSDIEELAPQIAHVDLIEQELLERDREHAVIHFYIAPEENPMEAVSFVSERLGAAGIGFSVESEKVDEEDWATAWKKYYYPTKVGERLVVCPSWETYAPKPGEVVLTMDPGMAFGTGTHDTTRLCMQLLEKYVSPGAHLLDVGTGSGILAVAALLLGAESAVGIDIDEVAVRVAKENAEANGVADRVEFLAGDLTAKVDGKFAVVTANIVADVIIRLIPDLERFLRPDSVFIASGIIDTRAGDVTGALAAAGYEVVERRESGGWVALAAKQRG, from the coding sequence ATGCAGTACAGCGAAGTCAAGCTGAAAATTGCGACCAGGGATGCGGAAACAGCGGCGGCGATCGCAAACCTGGTGGTGCCGTACGGGTTATATATCGAGGATTACAGCGACATCGAAGAACTCGCGCCGCAGATCGCGCACGTCGATCTGATCGAACAGGAGCTTCTGGAACGCGACCGCGAACACGCGGTGATCCATTTTTACATCGCGCCCGAGGAAAACCCGATGGAAGCGGTTTCGTTTGTGAGCGAACGCCTCGGCGCGGCCGGGATCGGTTTTTCGGTGGAGAGCGAGAAGGTGGATGAGGAAGACTGGGCTACAGCCTGGAAAAAATATTATTACCCCACCAAGGTCGGGGAGCGGCTGGTTGTCTGCCCTTCGTGGGAGACTTACGCGCCAAAACCGGGGGAGGTGGTGCTCACGATGGACCCGGGCATGGCTTTTGGCACCGGAACCCACGACACCACCCGGCTCTGTATGCAGCTTTTGGAAAAATACGTCTCACCGGGTGCGCATCTGCTTGATGTGGGCACCGGCAGCGGCATTCTGGCGGTGGCGGCGCTGCTGCTGGGAGCTGAAAGCGCGGTGGGGATCGACATTGACGAGGTCGCGGTGCGGGTCGCAAAGGAGAACGCCGAAGCCAACGGTGTGGCGGACAGGGTGGAATTTCTGGCAGGGGATCTGACCGCGAAGGTGGACGGAAAATTTGCGGTTGTTACCGCGAATATCGTTGCGGATGTGATTATCCGGCTGATCCCCGACCTGGAACGGTTCCTGCGGCCGGACAGCGTTTTTATCGCGTCGGGTATCATCGACACCCGCGCTGGAGATGTGACCGGCGCGCTGGCCGCCGCGGGCTACGAAGTGGTCGAGCGCCGGGAATCGGGCGGATGGGTGGCGCTGGCCGCCAAACAACGGGGATAG
- a CDS encoding 16S rRNA (uracil(1498)-N(3))-methyltransferase, whose amino-acid sequence MPRFFTGQVNEQNAVIDGEDARHIALSLRMKVGERLTVCDGDGRDYQCRIASVQPARVELTVEAVEPSAGEPGVFVTLYQAMPKGDKFETIVQKAVELGVGKIVPVLTRRCVSRPDGKSMAKKLERYRKIAAEAAKQCGRGRVPEVEPLCEFPEAVARMKQDALAILFYENADEPLKALLERRLGKSVSVLVGSEGGFEPSEAAYAKENGLVSLSLGSRILRCETAPLAAVTAILYQAGDI is encoded by the coding sequence ATGCCGAGATTTTTTACAGGACAGGTGAATGAACAGAATGCCGTCATCGACGGCGAGGACGCGCGGCATATCGCGTTGTCGCTGCGGATGAAGGTGGGAGAAAGGCTTACCGTCTGCGACGGGGACGGCCGGGACTATCAGTGCAGGATCGCGTCGGTTCAGCCGGCGCGGGTGGAGCTCACGGTGGAAGCGGTGGAACCGTCTGCAGGCGAGCCGGGCGTGTTTGTCACACTGTATCAGGCGATGCCCAAAGGCGATAAATTTGAAACGATTGTGCAGAAAGCGGTCGAGCTTGGAGTGGGAAAGATCGTACCGGTGCTGACCCGGCGCTGCGTCTCCCGGCCGGATGGAAAATCGATGGCAAAGAAGCTGGAGCGGTACCGCAAGATCGCGGCCGAAGCCGCAAAGCAGTGCGGCCGCGGCCGCGTGCCGGAAGTGGAGCCGCTCTGTGAATTTCCCGAGGCGGTTGCCCGCATGAAACAGGACGCGCTTGCGATCCTGTTTTATGAGAATGCGGACGAACCGCTGAAGGCTCTGCTGGAACGCAGGCTTGGGAAAAGCGTGTCGGTTCTGGTGGGCAGCGAGGGCGGTTTTGAGCCGTCCGAAGCCGCTTATGCAAAGGAAAACGGGCTGGTCTCGCTTTCGCTTGGCAGCCGGATTCTGCGGTGCGAAACTGCGCCGCTCGCGGCAGTCACCGCGATCCTTTATCAGGCGGGGGATATTTAA
- a CDS encoding M15 family metallopeptidase, translating into MKRIVSMALAVALLAACTPRSAGTPNHSAPQPEKQAASSERSEPSSRISEIDSSETVGSLPEGAVPSAAKPEEGTEDWMLLLVNAQNGIDADYEPELAEVQNGYRMDVRAVPALQRMIADAAEEGVDLLVCSAYRPYSSQERNFNNSIQTYLAQGYSQADAYAMTAAYIAVPGYSEHQTGLAADIVTPAYQTLDSGFAETAAAKWMAAHAAEYGFILRYPKDKTEITGIAYEPWHFRYVGETAAREITDAGICLEEYLDR; encoded by the coding sequence ATGAAACGGATTGTTTCGATGGCATTGGCGGTTGCGCTGTTGGCGGCCTGCACGCCGCGCAGCGCCGGCACGCCGAATCATTCGGCGCCGCAGCCTGAAAAGCAGGCGGCTTCTTCCGAAAGATCGGAGCCGTCAAGCCGGATATCCGAGATCGATTCTTCCGAAACGGTCGGAAGCTTGCCGGAAGGAGCTGTCCCGTCCGCGGCAAAGCCGGAAGAAGGGACGGAGGACTGGATGCTGCTTTTGGTCAATGCGCAGAATGGCATTGATGCGGATTACGAACCGGAGCTCGCCGAGGTCCAGAACGGTTACCGGATGGATGTGCGGGCTGTCCCGGCTTTGCAGCGGATGATCGCGGATGCAGCTGAGGAGGGGGTCGATCTGCTGGTCTGTTCGGCCTACCGGCCGTATTCTTCGCAGGAACGCAATTTCAATAACAGCATCCAGACCTATCTGGCGCAGGGCTACAGCCAGGCAGATGCCTACGCGATGACAGCGGCGTATATCGCGGTGCCGGGCTACAGCGAGCATCAAACCGGGCTTGCGGCGGACATTGTGACGCCGGCCTACCAGACGCTTGACAGCGGTTTTGCCGAGACTGCAGCTGCGAAATGGATGGCCGCGCATGCGGCCGAGTACGGATTCATCCTGCGCTACCCGAAGGATAAGACCGAAATCACCGGGATTGCCTATGAGCCGTGGCATTTCCGCTATGTGGGAGAAACGGCCGCGCGGGAGATTACGGACGCGGGGATTTGCCTCGAAGAATATCTCGACAGATAG
- a CDS encoding glycosyltransferase 87 family protein, with protein sequence MDRRIPGYSFTLGKKQEAWFLFALVASALVLRLMIAYTSVHYFDLSYYVGWSAGVEEDFFGAYNNIGNLDYPPLFLFPLFLTGKLLALDAVASFDPYAMLALKGWQMLFDLAIIPLLYLVLKKVDRLAALGCAALWAVNPTAIFNSSYWGQTDCIMMFLLVLAFWLLTERRPVPAGVVMTLACLMKFQSLYFAPLFALALLTMRFPWKRVALAAGAGMGTALAVFFPFMVRSGWNLPWKIYFGGFEQYPGAALNAFNLYSALGANFLHVDTVLYQPVTAGGLSAFMLAASLAALVAWYFTAAEKSVWLLGFAFMQTIFLFTARMHERYQIPVLIFALIASVCHKSRALFAGYLALTGMTFLNHFLVFEQVFAGAEKHAWMVHFDEILRSLSFVNLVLYFVLLAVVLHISYHRVRFRFAHPLRMLRAGRRRRRGNPPPPVEA encoded by the coding sequence ATGGATCGTCGCATTCCCGGTTACAGCTTCACCCTCGGCAAAAAACAGGAGGCCTGGTTTCTTTTCGCGCTGGTTGCATCCGCGCTGGTACTGCGGCTGATGATCGCTTACACAAGCGTACACTACTTCGACTTGAGCTATTATGTCGGATGGTCGGCGGGGGTGGAGGAGGATTTCTTCGGCGCCTACAACAACATTGGAAATCTCGATTACCCCCCGTTGTTCCTTTTTCCGCTTTTTTTGACGGGGAAGCTTCTGGCGCTGGATGCGGTCGCCTCCTTCGATCCTTATGCCATGCTGGCGCTCAAAGGCTGGCAGATGCTCTTTGATCTCGCAATTATTCCGCTGCTTTACCTGGTACTCAAAAAGGTGGACCGGCTGGCGGCGCTTGGATGCGCGGCGCTCTGGGCGGTCAATCCGACCGCTATCTTCAACTCCTCCTATTGGGGGCAGACCGACTGCATCATGATGTTTCTTCTGGTGCTGGCTTTCTGGCTGCTGACCGAACGCAGACCGGTGCCGGCGGGCGTGGTAATGACGCTGGCCTGCCTGATGAAATTTCAATCTCTCTATTTCGCGCCGCTTTTTGCCCTTGCGCTGCTGACCATGCGGTTCCCGTGGAAACGGGTGGCCCTTGCGGCTGGAGCGGGGATGGGAACCGCGCTGGCCGTATTTTTCCCATTCATGGTGCGTTCCGGATGGAATCTGCCGTGGAAAATCTATTTCGGCGGTTTTGAACAATACCCGGGCGCGGCGCTCAATGCGTTCAACCTTTATTCAGCGCTTGGCGCGAACTTTTTGCATGTGGACACGGTCCTTTACCAGCCGGTCACCGCGGGCGGGCTTTCCGCGTTTATGCTGGCCGCTTCGCTGGCTGCGTTGGTGGCGTGGTATTTCACCGCCGCCGAAAAAAGCGTGTGGCTTCTGGGCTTCGCATTTATGCAGACCATCTTCCTGTTCACCGCCCGGATGCACGAGCGGTATCAGATCCCGGTGCTCATTTTTGCGCTGATCGCCAGCGTCTGCCATAAAAGCAGAGCGCTCTTCGCGGGCTATCTCGCGCTCACGGGCATGACCTTCCTCAACCATTTCCTCGTGTTCGAGCAGGTGTTCGCAGGCGCGGAAAAACACGCATGGATGGTCCATTTCGATGAAATCCTGCGCAGCCTTTCCTTTGTCAACCTTGTCCTCTATTTCGTGCTGCTGGCGGTGGTGCTGCACATCTCTTACCACCGCGTCCGCTTTCGGTTTGCGCATCCGCTGCGTATGCTGCGGGCCGGCAGGCGGCGCAGGCGCGGGAATCCTCCGCCACCGGTAGAGGCATAG
- a CDS encoding zinc dependent phospholipase C family protein has protein sequence MNLFSHITMGRYLYAYFTENMNLKLDKGTFVRWNFLPDVAPSLLKLSHFKKDIYDLVMEKADYLAREGENMSTEEFSKQLGILCHFMSDFFCYAHSENFDGSKIGHLKYEIFMQFYGYRRRDMLHAVDLISNAAEIDHSLALYEQINELHEQYSQVAPSYGVDFVFSLTACVDLVIGMTKSLVPAHA, from the coding sequence ATGAACCTATTTTCCCACATCACAATGGGCAGGTATCTTTACGCTTATTTCACGGAGAATATGAATCTGAAGCTGGATAAGGGTACGTTCGTCCGATGGAACTTCCTGCCGGATGTCGCGCCCAGCCTGCTGAAACTTTCCCATTTTAAAAAGGATATCTATGACCTTGTGATGGAAAAGGCCGATTATCTCGCCAGGGAAGGGGAGAACATGTCGACCGAGGAGTTCAGCAAACAGCTTGGGATCCTTTGCCACTTCATGTCCGATTTTTTCTGCTACGCGCACAGCGAGAACTTTGACGGCAGCAAGATCGGGCATCTGAAATATGAAATTTTCATGCAGTTTTATGGCTACCGCCGCCGTGATATGCTACATGCGGTCGATCTGATCTCGAACGCGGCGGAAATCGATCACAGTCTGGCGCTTTATGAGCAGATCAACGAGCTGCACGAGCAATATTCGCAGGTCGCGCCGTCCTATGGCGTGGACTTTGTCTTTTCGCTGACCGCCTGTGTAGATCTGGTGATCGGGATGACCAAATCCCTGGTACCTGCCCACGCGTGA
- a CDS encoding ABC transporter substrate-binding protein produces the protein MKKFLALALSAALAASVLTGCGGSGSNNSSAPAADGDSAASAPAGDAAASTDPIKLGVLAPLTGSVSVYGITTKNGIEMAVNEINAAGGVLGRQIEMMPEDEKGEVQDAVNAYNKLKSAGMEFLIGDVTSKPCDAVAKIAAAPGDGTPMLAPTATAASVTQNGENIFRTCFLDPFQGEVMATFAAKNLGAKKVAVLANSSDDYSDGIAKAFAAKAQELGLEVVGDERYGADDQDFKTQLTKINAAGPDVLMLPDYYEKIALIATQARQVGFQGTMLGADGWDGVLGSLGEANASAVDGCYFSCHYFVNDEAEAVKSFVENYRSTYNDEPTAFSALGYDSVYIMKAAMEKAGSTDKAAVVEAMKATDYSGVTGHMTFDENGDPVKTAAIIKLQDGQTSLETLLTAE, from the coding sequence ATGAAAAAGTTTCTTGCTTTGGCGCTGTCGGCAGCTCTCGCCGCCAGCGTGCTGACCGGGTGCGGCGGCTCCGGCAGCAATAATTCTTCCGCACCGGCTGCGGATGGCGATTCTGCCGCAAGTGCCCCCGCGGGCGACGCGGCCGCTTCCACCGACCCGATCAAACTCGGCGTGCTTGCGCCGCTGACCGGCAGCGTTTCGGTTTACGGAATCACCACCAAAAACGGCATTGAGATGGCTGTCAATGAGATCAACGCGGCGGGCGGTGTGCTCGGACGTCAGATCGAGATGATGCCCGAAGATGAAAAGGGCGAAGTTCAGGACGCGGTCAACGCGTACAACAAACTGAAAAGCGCCGGGATGGAATTTCTGATCGGCGACGTCACCTCAAAACCGTGCGACGCGGTTGCGAAGATTGCCGCGGCGCCGGGCGACGGAACCCCGATGCTGGCGCCGACCGCGACCGCCGCTTCGGTCACCCAAAACGGCGAAAACATCTTCCGCACCTGCTTCCTCGACCCGTTCCAGGGTGAAGTCATGGCCACCTTTGCCGCGAAGAACCTGGGCGCCAAGAAGGTTGCGGTACTGGCAAACTCCTCTGACGATTATTCGGACGGCATTGCGAAGGCATTCGCTGCCAAGGCGCAGGAGCTCGGCCTGGAGGTTGTCGGAGACGAGCGTTATGGCGCTGATGACCAGGACTTCAAGACCCAGCTGACCAAGATCAATGCGGCCGGCCCGGATGTCCTGATGCTGCCTGACTACTATGAAAAGATCGCGCTGATCGCGACCCAGGCCCGCCAGGTCGGCTTCCAGGGCACCATGCTCGGCGCGGACGGCTGGGACGGCGTGCTGGGTTCGCTCGGCGAAGCGAACGCCTCCGCTGTGGACGGCTGCTATTTCTCCTGCCATTACTTTGTGAACGACGAAGCGGAAGCCGTCAAGAGCTTCGTTGAGAACTACAGAAGCACCTACAACGATGAGCCGACCGCGTTTTCCGCACTGGGTTACGATTCGGTTTACATTATGAAGGCCGCGATGGAAAAAGCCGGTTCGACCGACAAAGCTGCGGTTGTGGAAGCGATGAAAGCCACTGATTATTCCGGCGTCACCGGCCACATGACCTTCGATGAAAACGGCGATCCGGTCAAAACCGCCGCGATCATCAAGCTGCAGGATGGCCAGACTTCTCTGGAGACGCTTCTGACCGCTGAATAA
- a CDS encoding branched-chain amino acid ABC transporter permease: MLFINQVINGIQVGSIYALVALGYTMVYGIVKLINFAHGDFIMVGAYVSLFSIPVLVGMGIPAWLCIIIAVAACSLLGVVTEKIAYKPLRGSPSLSVLITAIAVSLFLENLFMIFFSSASKPFPAVFSAETISLGKIQTNMVTILTIVLSVVCMVLLQLFIKKTRMGKAMRAVSEDAGAAMLMGVNSNTTISMTFAIGSGLAAVASVMYCSAYPLANPYMGSMLGLKAFIAAVLGGIGIIPGAMLGGFVIGLVESLTKAYISSHLADAVVFGILIIVLLVKPTGILGKNVGEKV, encoded by the coding sequence ATTCTATTTATCAATCAGGTTATTAATGGAATACAGGTTGGCAGCATCTACGCTCTCGTCGCACTGGGCTATACGATGGTTTACGGCATTGTAAAGCTGATTAACTTCGCACATGGCGATTTTATCATGGTGGGAGCCTATGTGTCCCTGTTCAGTATTCCCGTCTTGGTGGGGATGGGAATCCCCGCATGGCTTTGCATCATTATTGCGGTAGCAGCCTGCTCGCTTCTGGGCGTGGTAACCGAGAAGATCGCCTATAAGCCGCTGCGCGGTTCTCCGTCGCTTTCGGTCCTCATCACGGCGATTGCGGTGAGCCTTTTCCTGGAAAATCTTTTCATGATCTTCTTCTCATCCGCGTCCAAGCCGTTTCCGGCGGTCTTTTCCGCGGAAACTATCTCTTTGGGGAAGATCCAGACCAATATGGTGACCATTCTGACCATCGTGCTGTCGGTCGTGTGCATGGTGCTTCTGCAGCTCTTCATCAAAAAGACCCGGATGGGCAAGGCGATGCGGGCAGTCAGCGAGGACGCTGGCGCCGCGATGCTGATGGGGGTCAACAGCAACACCACCATTTCGATGACCTTTGCGATCGGCTCGGGCCTTGCGGCGGTGGCCTCGGTGATGTACTGCTCGGCCTATCCGCTCGCCAACCCATATATGGGTTCGATGCTCGGCCTCAAGGCGTTCATCGCCGCGGTGCTCGGCGGCATCGGCATCATCCCGGGCGCGATGCTTGGCGGTTTTGTGATTGGGCTGGTTGAAAGCCTGACCAAGGCGTATATCTCCTCGCATCTCGCGGACGCGGTCGTGTTCGGCATCCTGATCATTGTGCTGCTGGTAAAGCCGACCGGTATCCTTGGGAAAAACGTCGGAGAGAAAGTGTAG
- a CDS encoding ABC transporter permease subunit: MATDRNKKTLQSYLVNAVSAVLLFAALAALIKTGIIDQYWAGVMMLVMINIILATSLNLTTGVLGQIALGHAGFMSVGAYAAALFSMKIAESGMVLVDADGPTAMGTGIFLASLMVAGAVAALFGLVVGIPALRLKGDYLAIITLGFGEIIRVIIENVEFTGGAQGLSGIPKLSSFNTVYWVTVLTIAILFAFGRSRHGRAIIAIREDDIASEASGIPNTYYKVLAFTMSAFFAGVAGAVYAQQMQVLGAKTFNFMRSIDILVIVVLGGLGSLTGSILSAIGLTVLPEALRGFSEYRMLIYSVALIAVMIFKPSGLLGTYEFSLTKFLCWLRNPNKPRRVKKGGAQNG, from the coding sequence GTGGCAACGGATCGAAATAAGAAAACTTTACAGTCCTATCTGGTGAACGCCGTTTCCGCGGTGCTCCTGTTTGCGGCATTGGCCGCACTGATAAAGACCGGGATTATCGACCAGTATTGGGCGGGCGTCATGATGCTCGTCATGATCAATATTATCCTGGCAACCTCTTTAAACCTGACAACCGGTGTGCTCGGGCAGATTGCGCTCGGCCACGCGGGGTTCATGTCGGTCGGCGCGTACGCTGCCGCGCTTTTCTCGATGAAGATCGCAGAGAGCGGTATGGTGCTGGTTGACGCGGACGGTCCCACAGCAATGGGAACCGGTATCTTTTTGGCTTCGCTCATGGTGGCGGGCGCTGTGGCGGCGCTGTTCGGCCTTGTGGTCGGCATCCCGGCGCTGCGGCTCAAAGGCGACTATCTGGCGATCATTACCCTTGGCTTTGGGGAGATCATCCGCGTCATCATCGAGAACGTCGAGTTCACCGGCGGCGCGCAGGGCCTTTCCGGCATCCCGAAGCTTTCAAGTTTCAACACTGTCTACTGGGTGACGGTGCTCACCATTGCAATTCTGTTTGCGTTCGGGCGTTCCCGCCATGGCCGTGCGATCATCGCGATCCGTGAGGACGACATCGCTTCCGAGGCGTCGGGCATCCCGAACACCTACTATAAAGTGCTCGCATTCACCATGTCCGCCTTCTTCGCGGGTGTAGCGGGCGCGGTCTACGCCCAACAGATGCAGGTGCTCGGCGCGAAAACCTTCAACTTCATGCGCTCGATCGATATCCTTGTGATCGTCGTGCTCGGCGGACTGGGTTCGCTGACCGGTTCGATCCTTTCGGCGATCGGGCTCACCGTGCTGCCGGAGGCGCTGCGCGGCTTCTCCGAATACCGGATGCTCATCTATTCGGTCGCGCTGATCGCGGTCATGATCTTCAAGCCATCCGGTTTGCTGGGAACCTATGAGTTTTCACTCACCAAATTTCTGTGCTGGCTCAGAAATCCCAATAAGCCCAGGCGCGTGAAGAAGGGAGGTGCGCAGAATGGCTAA
- a CDS encoding ABC transporter ATP-binding protein — MAKTVLKAENLGIAFGGLKAVEGFELEIGESELVGLIGPNGAGKTTVFNMLTGVYQPTEGAVYLDGTLMNGKKPHQVAKAGIARTFQNIRLFKKMTVLDNVKVAFNLNMKYSVLSSILRTPLVWREEAEIDRKARELLAVFHMEDLADHVAANLPYGQQRKLEIARALATNPKVLLLDEPAAGMNPTETAELMETISIIRKKFGISILLIEHDMSLVMSICERLVVIDYGMIIATGTPQEIARNPKVIGAYLGGE; from the coding sequence ATGGCTAAAACGGTACTTAAGGCAGAGAACCTCGGTATCGCGTTCGGCGGCCTCAAGGCGGTCGAAGGCTTCGAATTGGAGATCGGAGAAAGCGAGCTGGTCGGGCTGATCGGTCCGAACGGCGCGGGAAAGACCACTGTTTTCAACATGCTCACCGGCGTCTACCAGCCGACCGAGGGCGCGGTCTATCTTGACGGGACGCTCATGAACGGCAAAAAGCCGCATCAGGTGGCCAAGGCCGGGATTGCGCGCACCTTCCAGAACATCCGGCTTTTCAAGAAGATGACGGTCCTTGACAATGTCAAGGTGGCTTTTAATCTCAATATGAAATATTCGGTGCTCTCGTCGATCCTGCGCACGCCGCTCGTTTGGCGGGAGGAGGCCGAAATCGACCGTAAGGCCCGGGAACTGCTGGCGGTTTTCCATATGGAAGATCTGGCCGACCATGTGGCGGCAAACCTGCCGTATGGCCAGCAGCGGAAATTGGAAATTGCGCGCGCGCTTGCGACCAATCCGAAGGTGCTGCTGCTCGACGAACCGGCGGCGGGCATGAATCCTACCGAAACGGCCGAGCTGATGGAGACCATCTCGATCATCCGCAAGAAATTCGGGATCTCGATTTTGCTTATCGAGCACGATATGAGCCTTGTCATGAGTATCTGCGAACGGCTGGTCGTCATCGACTACGGCATGATCATCGCGACCGGGACCCCGCAGGAGATTGCGCGCAACCCGAAGGTGATCGGCGCATATCTCGGCGGAGAATAG
- a CDS encoding ABC transporter ATP-binding protein yields MLNVKNLNVSYGAIHAIHDVSLEVNEGEIVSLIGANGAGKTTTLHTITGLKKATSGEVLLNGQNLLATDPSKIIGLGMAHVPEGRRIFSQMTVEENLEMGAFIVKDKSQIEADIENVYSHFPRLRERCKQAGGTLSGGEQQMLAIGRAIMSRPKILLMDEPSMGLSPLLVKEIFNIIVELNRTGMTILLVEQNAKMALSIANRAYVLETGRIVMSGDAKEMLADDKVRKAYLGM; encoded by the coding sequence ATGCTGAATGTCAAAAATCTGAACGTCTCCTATGGCGCGATCCATGCCATCCACGATGTGAGCCTGGAAGTAAACGAAGGGGAGATCGTTTCGCTTATCGGCGCGAACGGCGCGGGCAAGACGACCACGCTGCATACGATCACCGGGCTTAAGAAAGCCACCTCGGGTGAAGTGCTTTTGAACGGGCAGAACCTGTTGGCCACCGACCCATCGAAGATCATCGGGCTTGGGATGGCGCATGTGCCGGAGGGCAGACGGATTTTTTCACAGATGACGGTGGAAGAGAACCTCGAGATGGGAGCATTCATTGTGAAGGATAAATCCCAGATCGAAGCGGATATCGAGAATGTGTACAGTCATTTCCCGCGCCTGCGGGAGCGTTGCAAACAGGCGGGAGGGACCCTTTCGGGCGGCGAGCAGCAGATGCTGGCGATCGGCCGCGCGATCATGTCCCGCCCGAAGATTCTGCTCATGGATGAGCCGTCGATGGGTCTTTCTCCGCTCCTGGTGAAAGAGATTTTCAACATCATTGTGGAGCTCAACCGCACCGGCATGACCATCCTGCTCGTCGAGCAGAATGCGAAGATGGCGCTTTCGATCGCGAATCGGGCGTATGTGCTTGAAACCGGGCGTATCGTCATGAGCGGCGACGCCAAAGAGATGCTCGCGGACGACAAGGTGCGCAAAGCATATTTGGGAATGTAA
- the ybaK gene encoding Cys-tRNA(Pro) deacylase: protein MAEQKTNAMRMLDKAKIPYQIHTYEHSDGKIDGVSVAAKLGQDVDTVYKTLVTRGASRANYVFVIPVAKELDLKKAAKSVGEKSVEMIHVDEINKTTGYIRGGCSPVGMKKLFVTVFDEAVNSLPRVIVSGGRIGCQIEAAPSDLLPLVKAKTADITF from the coding sequence ATGGCGGAACAAAAAACGAATGCGATGCGGATGCTGGATAAAGCGAAGATCCCGTATCAGATTCACACATATGAACACAGCGACGGAAAGATTGACGGCGTGAGCGTCGCGGCAAAACTTGGGCAGGATGTGGACACGGTTTATAAAACGCTGGTGACCCGCGGCGCAAGCCGGGCGAATTATGTTTTTGTCATCCCGGTGGCAAAGGAGCTGGATCTTAAGAAGGCCGCAAAATCGGTTGGGGAAAAATCGGTGGAGATGATCCATGTGGATGAAATCAATAAGACGACCGGATATATCCGGGGCGGCTGCTCACCGGTTGGGATGAAGAAGCTCTTTGTGACAGTTTTTGACGAGGCGGTAAACAGCCTGCCGCGGGTGATCGTGAGCGGCGGGAGAATCGGATGCCAGATCGAGGCCGCGCCGTCTGACCTGCTGCCGCTCGTGAAGGCAAAGACCGCGGATATCACCTTTTAA
- a CDS encoding aminomethyltransferase family protein produces MEQKTPLYEAHVARDAKIVPFAGYLLPVQYPTGVIAEHLAVRERAGLFDVSHMGEVTFSGPDALKNLNNLMTNDFTNMYDGQVRYSPMCNDAGGVIDDLLVYRVEAEKYLVVVNAANRQKDVDWMRAHIGGDMRMEDISDQVAQVALQGPHAHMILSKLCAPGSIPQKYYSFVENAAVKIPGGMGGDGPIAVFTSGGQSERAKPAEVTCIISKTGYTGEDGYELYCDAQDAVFLWDALLKAGAEDGLIPCGLGARDTLRLEAAMPLYGHEMDETVTPLETGLGFAVKLKKADFLGKTALETQNPPPRKRIGLKMTGRGIARERCEVFQDGKPIGFTTSGTHCPYLGGAYAMALVETEAAQLGDALEVDVRGRRIAAEVVELPFYKRAK; encoded by the coding sequence ATGGAACAAAAAACGCCGCTCTACGAGGCCCATGTTGCGCGTGACGCCAAAATTGTGCCATTCGCGGGGTATCTTCTGCCGGTGCAGTATCCGACCGGCGTGATTGCCGAACATCTGGCGGTGCGCGAAAGGGCGGGGCTTTTCGATGTTTCCCATATGGGAGAGGTCACGTTCAGCGGCCCGGACGCGCTGAAAAATCTGAACAACCTCATGACCAACGACTTTACCAATATGTACGACGGCCAGGTGCGATACAGCCCGATGTGCAACGACGCGGGCGGCGTGATCGATGACCTGCTGGTCTACCGGGTGGAAGCAGAGAAATACCTTGTGGTGGTCAACGCGGCAAACCGGCAGAAAGATGTCGATTGGATGCGTGCGCATATCGGGGGCGACATGCGGATGGAGGACATCTCCGACCAGGTCGCGCAGGTCGCGCTCCAGGGACCGCATGCGCATATGATCCTTTCAAAACTCTGTGCGCCAGGCAGCATTCCACAGAAATATTATTCCTTTGTGGAAAACGCGGCGGTTAAAATTCCCGGCGGCATGGGTGGAGACGGCCCCATCGCGGTATTTACAAGCGGTGGGCAATCCGAGCGGGCGAAGCCCGCCGAGGTCACCTGCATCATCTCAAAAACCGGATACACCGGCGAGGATGGTTATGAACTTTACTGCGACGCGCAGGACGCGGTGTTCCTCTGGGACGCGCTGCTCAAGGCGGGTGCGGAGGACGGTCTCATACCCTGCGGGCTGGGAGCGCGGGATACCCTGCGGCTGGAAGCCGCGATGCCGCTTTATGGGCATGAGATGGATGAAACGGTGACGCCGCTCGAGACTGGACTTGGCTTCGCGGTGAAGCTGAAGAAAGCGGATTTTCTTGGGAAGACGGCTCTGGAAACCCAAAATCCCCCGCCGCGTAAACGGATCGGGCTTAAAATGACCGGGCGCGGCATCGCGCGGGAGCGCTGTGAAGTCTTTCAGGATGGAAAGCCCATCGGCTTTACAACGTCTGGAACCCACTGCCCGTATCTTGGCGGTGCCTACGCAATGGCGCTGGTCGAAACGGAGGCGGCGCAGCTTGGCGACGCGCTGGAGGTTGACGTGCGCGGACGGCGGATCGCGGCCGAGGTGGTCGAACTGCCATTCTATAAGCGCGCGAAATAG